A window of the Arenibacter algicola genome harbors these coding sequences:
- a CDS encoding dienelactone hydrolase family protein — protein sequence MKLNLQILVLVLGFSGILKAQGSKQLSDSLIHAEWVDFERDNGSVLKAFVVYPESRAATKAVIVIHENLGLNEWIMTFSEKVAGQGFLVISPDLISNRVEGIEKTTDFENNDKVRDAIYALDQEHVTKDLNLVYNYVENDPAVNGKISVVGFGWGGSQSFSYAAQNPNLENVMVYYGAAPQDLTILKFIKSPVYGFYGAADNKVNMTIPDTEKTMKDYGNLYTFDIYEDAGHAFMSRGAQEAYGPNNMAYEKSWKKLISLLK from the coding sequence ATGAAATTAAATTTACAAATACTTGTCCTCGTGTTGGGCTTTAGCGGGATATTAAAGGCCCAAGGATCAAAACAACTTTCCGATTCCCTTATACATGCGGAATGGGTAGATTTTGAAAGGGATAACGGTAGCGTTTTAAAGGCTTTTGTTGTGTATCCTGAAAGCCGTGCAGCTACCAAAGCAGTGATTGTAATTCACGAAAATCTGGGATTAAATGAATGGATAATGACCTTTTCGGAGAAGGTGGCAGGCCAAGGATTTTTGGTAATATCCCCAGATCTAATATCGAATCGCGTTGAGGGTATTGAAAAAACTACCGATTTTGAAAATAATGATAAGGTTAGAGATGCCATTTATGCCCTGGATCAGGAGCATGTAACAAAAGATTTGAACTTGGTCTATAATTACGTAGAAAATGACCCAGCCGTCAATGGGAAAATTTCGGTTGTTGGATTTGGTTGGGGGGGCTCCCAGAGTTTCAGTTATGCGGCACAAAACCCAAATCTGGAAAATGTAATGGTTTATTACGGTGCGGCCCCACAGGATTTAACTATATTAAAATTTATTAAATCGCCAGTATATGGTTTTTATGGTGCTGCCGATAATAAGGTAAATATGACGATTCCCGATACTGAAAAAACAATGAAGGATTATGGTAACCTTTATACTTTTGACATATATGAAGACGCAGGTCATGCTTTTATGAGTAGGGGTGCCCAAGAAGCTTATGGACCAAATAATATGGCTTATGAAAAGTCATGGAAGAAATTAATATCGCTTTTAAAATGA
- a CDS encoding MFS transporter, giving the protein MSVVKPIAKLKSGSYILPIIIVSQFACTSLWFAGNAVLDDLVLKTGLGTEIIGYVLSSVQIGFILGTLVFAIFMIADRFSPSKVFMFSAFSAAICNMVLLFQDISNTTLFMARLGAGFFLAGIYPVGMKIAADYYEKGLGKALGYLVGALVLGTAFPHLLQGLKLSEDYSIVITITTLLTILGGATIYFMVPDGPYRKPSKVLQLRAGMALFKIPAFKKAAIGYFGHMWELYAFWAFIPFAIKTYNSIHNNHLPFSLWTFSIIGLGGISCAIGGHFALRWGSRKVALISLLLSGVLCIASPLFFLLPSYLFLLAFCLWGMFVVSDSPQFSTLVASAVPLELKGTALTLVNCIGFSISIISIQLLTYWLEVVDSSYIFTVLSIGPILGIWALRKGGLNK; this is encoded by the coding sequence ATGTCCGTTGTGAAACCTATTGCCAAATTGAAGTCGGGTTCTTATATACTGCCCATCATTATAGTTTCGCAATTTGCGTGCACTTCGTTGTGGTTTGCTGGTAACGCCGTTTTGGATGACCTAGTCCTAAAAACAGGATTGGGAACCGAAATTATTGGCTATGTGCTGTCTTCGGTTCAAATAGGTTTTATTTTGGGCACCTTGGTGTTTGCTATTTTTATGATTGCGGATCGCTTTTCCCCTTCCAAAGTTTTTATGTTCAGCGCCTTCTCGGCAGCAATATGTAATATGGTGCTTCTGTTCCAGGACATCTCCAATACAACACTTTTTATGGCAAGATTGGGAGCCGGTTTTTTTCTTGCGGGCATTTACCCTGTAGGGATGAAGATAGCAGCCGATTACTATGAAAAAGGCTTGGGCAAGGCCCTTGGATATTTGGTCGGTGCCTTGGTGCTGGGTACGGCATTTCCCCATTTGCTGCAAGGCTTGAAATTGAGCGAAGATTATAGCATTGTAATTACAATAACCACCTTATTGACAATTCTGGGCGGGGCAACCATTTATTTTATGGTCCCCGATGGTCCGTATAGAAAACCTAGTAAGGTGTTGCAACTAAGAGCAGGAATGGCACTTTTTAAGATCCCTGCATTTAAGAAAGCGGCCATAGGCTACTTTGGACATATGTGGGAACTATATGCGTTCTGGGCCTTCATTCCCTTTGCTATTAAAACTTACAATTCCATTCATAATAACCATCTTCCGTTTTCCTTGTGGACATTTTCCATTATTGGTCTGGGCGGTATTTCATGTGCCATTGGCGGACATTTTGCACTTAGATGGGGAAGTAGGAAAGTTGCCCTGATTTCATTGCTGCTGTCGGGGGTCCTCTGTATAGCCTCCCCTTTGTTTTTTCTCCTGCCCTCCTACCTATTTCTATTGGCTTTTTGCCTTTGGGGAATGTTTGTGGTTTCGGATTCGCCCCAATTCTCCACCTTGGTGGCTTCTGCAGTGCCTTTGGAGCTAAAGGGTACGGCACTTACCCTGGTAAATTGCATTGGTTTCTCTATCAGTATAATTAGCATACAATTGCTAACTTACTGGTTGGAAGTTGTAGATTCCAGTTATATTTTTACAGTTCTGAGCATTGGTCCTATTCTAGGAATATGGGCACTGCGAAAAGGAGGACTTAACAAATAA
- a CDS encoding bifunctional alpha,alpha-trehalose-phosphate synthase (UDP-forming)/trehalose-phosphatase produces the protein MDKTIIISNRLPVQLQIDNGGITAIPSVGGLATGMKSVHTGGDSLWIGWSGLTDEEIPDGLAPEIDKALAKHGSSKVNLTAEEVDGFYYGFSNRTIWPLFHYFLEYSEFELESWDTYKSVNQKFADAILKEAGENDTIWVHDYQLMLVPQMVREKRPNISIGFFLHIPFPSYEIFRTLPWRKEVLMGLLGSDLVGFHTYDYERHFLSSVRRLLGLEVSFNDIYLEDRVIKVDSFPMGIDYKKFSDAAKKHDKNKTGERSELQRRLDMHKESDPEAKFFLSIDRLDYSKGIAKRLNAFEYFLNKYPQYKEKVRLIVLAVPSRSNVPQYQLLKKEIDELVGRINGEFSTVSWTPIWYFYRSMPFENLIDLYTSSDIAWLTPIRDGMNLVAKEYIATRTDKTGVLILSEMAGSANEMNEALLINPNNFEEIADTLYEAINMPVEEQKARNAILQKRLERYNVEKWANDFMTSLKNQKLIDHSYKSRRLSNDILSDIKKDYIKAKKRLMFLDYDGTLAGFHGDPQKANPDEALYGLLDRMSALENTDVYLISGRDKDTFTKWFLPKKYNMIVEHGVWISENGEDFRMLENVKKDWMEKIHPVLESFVDRTPGSFIEEKNYSLAWHYRKTDPDFGQKRATELNTVLTSLIANDDLSILNGNKVIEIKSSNVNKGRAAMRVFSQKEYDFVFAIGDDWTDEFMFQELPESAITVKVGRQKTQATYYVDSIKNVRGLLEHFID, from the coding sequence ATGGACAAAACTATCATAATCTCAAATAGATTACCCGTTCAATTACAAATTGACAATGGAGGCATCACTGCAATACCAAGTGTAGGCGGGTTGGCAACGGGTATGAAATCTGTTCATACAGGGGGCGATAGTTTATGGATCGGTTGGAGTGGATTAACGGATGAAGAGATTCCGGACGGACTTGCTCCTGAAATAGACAAGGCCTTGGCTAAACACGGGTCGTCCAAAGTAAATCTAACTGCGGAGGAAGTAGATGGTTTTTATTATGGATTTAGTAACCGTACCATATGGCCTCTTTTTCATTATTTTTTGGAATATTCAGAATTTGAGTTGGAAAGCTGGGACACCTATAAAAGCGTTAATCAAAAATTTGCGGATGCCATTTTGAAAGAAGCAGGGGAAAACGATACCATTTGGGTACATGACTATCAATTAATGCTGGTACCACAAATGGTCAGGGAAAAACGCCCAAATATTTCCATTGGTTTCTTTTTGCATATTCCCTTTCCATCATACGAAATCTTTAGAACCTTACCCTGGCGTAAGGAAGTTCTAATGGGGTTGTTGGGATCGGATTTGGTAGGTTTCCATACCTATGATTACGAACGGCATTTTTTAAGTTCTGTTCGAAGGTTATTGGGGCTTGAGGTTAGTTTTAACGATATTTATCTGGAGGATAGGGTTATTAAAGTGGATTCTTTTCCTATGGGAATCGATTACAAGAAATTTAGTGATGCGGCTAAAAAACATGATAAAAACAAAACTGGTGAGCGATCTGAATTACAGCGCAGGCTGGATATGCACAAGGAATCGGATCCGGAGGCCAAATTCTTTTTATCTATAGACCGATTGGATTATTCCAAAGGGATTGCAAAACGACTTAATGCCTTTGAATACTTTTTGAACAAATACCCACAGTATAAGGAAAAGGTTAGACTTATTGTTCTAGCTGTTCCATCAAGATCAAATGTGCCACAATATCAATTATTGAAAAAAGAAATAGACGAATTGGTGGGTAGGATCAATGGCGAATTCTCTACCGTGAGCTGGACGCCCATTTGGTATTTTTACCGCTCCATGCCGTTCGAGAACCTGATTGATCTTTATACCTCCAGCGATATTGCCTGGCTGACCCCAATACGTGATGGGATGAACCTTGTAGCCAAAGAATATATTGCAACAAGAACGGATAAAACAGGCGTTCTTATCCTGAGTGAGATGGCTGGTTCCGCTAATGAAATGAATGAAGCCCTGCTCATAAACCCCAATAATTTTGAAGAGATTGCGGATACCCTTTACGAGGCCATTAATATGCCGGTTGAAGAGCAGAAGGCAAGAAATGCCATTTTGCAAAAGAGATTGGAAAGGTATAACGTTGAAAAATGGGCCAATGATTTTATGACCTCCCTGAAAAATCAAAAACTAATAGACCATTCCTATAAGTCGCGCAGGTTGTCCAATGATATTTTGAGCGACATTAAAAAGGATTATATTAAAGCGAAAAAAAGATTAATGTTCCTGGACTATGATGGTACCTTGGCGGGCTTTCACGGGGATCCACAAAAGGCCAATCCGGATGAGGCATTGTATGGTTTGTTGGACCGCATGTCCGCATTGGAAAACACGGATGTCTATTTAATTAGTGGTCGGGATAAGGACACTTTTACCAAATGGTTTTTACCAAAGAAGTACAACATGATTGTGGAACATGGGGTGTGGATTTCCGAAAATGGGGAAGATTTTAGAATGTTGGAGAATGTAAAAAAAGATTGGATGGAAAAAATTCACCCAGTATTGGAATCTTTTGTGGATAGGACGCCGGGTAGTTTTATTGAAGAAAAAAACTATTCCCTGGCATGGCACTACCGAAAGACCGATCCAGATTTTGGCCAAAAACGGGCCACGGAACTCAATACAGTACTTACAAGTCTTATAGCCAACGACGATCTGAGCATACTTAATGGAAATAAGGTTATTGAAATTAAGAGCAGTAATGTAAATAAAGGTAGGGCTGCCATGCGCGTATTTTCGCAAAAGGAATATGATTTTGTATTTGCCATAGGTGATGACTGGACCGATGAATTTATGTTCCAGGAATTACCGGAAAGCGCCATTACGGTAAAGGTAGGTAGGCAAAAGACCCAGGCTACTTATTATGTGGACAGCATTAAAAATGTCCGTGGACTATTGGAGCATTTTATTGATTAA
- a CDS encoding M28 family peptidase → MHKFAIAYIFLFSVCLIGQTDQRIYDIMNKVSAERIKKDVTTLVSFGTRHTLSDTISNTRGIGAARRWIKSEFDRISEKCNDCLEVSYQRDLVKKEESNRIPKDVWVVNVVAIQRGTTYPDRYIIMSGDIDSRVSDANNYTSDSPGANDNASGMAGTIEAARVLSNYKFENSIIYLGLSGEEQGLFGGQGLVKSAKEKGWDIIGIFNNDMIGNIKGGDGIISNTDFRIFSEPVPPTETERERNMRRFYGGEVDGISRQLARYVYKNVKTYMPEMNPMMIYRLDRFGRGGHHRPFNDAGYAGIRIMEAHENYTQQHQDIRVENGIAYGDVMEHVNFDYAKKLTSVNAINLASLAWAPPAPKEVKIGGIVEPSAKFQWSKVPGATGYKIYWRDTTSPTWDHSRFVGDVSEFTLEGVVLDNFFFGVSAVGKDGFESVVVFPNAILR, encoded by the coding sequence ATGCACAAATTTGCTATTGCCTATATATTTTTATTTTCTGTTTGCTTAATAGGGCAAACAGACCAGCGTATCTATGATATTATGAACAAGGTTTCGGCCGAAAGAATTAAAAAAGACGTTACAACTTTGGTAAGTTTCGGTACACGCCATACCCTAAGTGATACTATTTCCAATACAAGGGGAATAGGCGCAGCAAGACGATGGATCAAAAGCGAGTTCGACAGGATTTCCGAAAAATGCAACGATTGCCTTGAGGTAAGCTATCAAAGGGACTTGGTTAAAAAGGAAGAAAGTAATCGGATTCCAAAGGATGTTTGGGTAGTTAATGTTGTGGCCATCCAAAGGGGCACCACATATCCGGATCGCTATATTATTATGAGCGGGGATATTGATTCGCGTGTCAGCGATGCCAACAATTACACTTCGGATTCTCCCGGTGCCAATGATAATGCCAGTGGTATGGCAGGGACTATAGAGGCGGCTAGGGTCCTTTCCAATTATAAGTTTGAGAACAGTATCATATACCTAGGACTTTCAGGAGAGGAACAAGGTCTTTTTGGGGGCCAGGGCCTGGTAAAAAGTGCCAAGGAAAAGGGATGGGATATTATTGGAATATTCAACAACGATATGATAGGCAATATTAAGGGGGGAGATGGAATTATTAGTAATACCGATTTTAGGATTTTTTCTGAACCTGTGCCCCCTACCGAGACGGAAAGGGAAAGAAATATGCGCAGGTTTTATGGAGGGGAAGTAGACGGTATTTCCAGACAATTGGCTCGATACGTTTATAAGAACGTTAAAACCTATATGCCGGAAATGAACCCAATGATGATCTATAGATTGGATAGGTTTGGACGTGGTGGCCACCACCGTCCCTTTAATGATGCGGGTTATGCCGGAATAAGGATAATGGAGGCACATGAAAATTACACCCAACAGCATCAGGATATTCGGGTAGAAAATGGAATAGCTTATGGAGATGTTATGGAACATGTGAATTTTGACTATGCCAAAAAATTAACTTCAGTGAATGCCATTAATCTGGCTTCCTTGGCCTGGGCACCTCCTGCCCCTAAAGAAGTAAAAATCGGAGGTATTGTAGAACCATCGGCAAAATTTCAATGGAGCAAGGTTCCCGGCGCAACCGGATATAAAATTTATTGGAGGGATACCACATCCCCCACTTGGGACCATAGCAGGTTTGTGGGCGACGTTTCGGAATTTACCTTGGAAGGTGTTGTATTGGACAATTTTTTCTTTGGGGTGTCTGCTGTTGGGAAGGACGGTTTTGAAAGTGTAGTGGTGTTTCCAAATGCGATTTTAAGGTAA
- a CDS encoding YdeI/OmpD-associated family protein: protein MKGIEEFYFKTDEEWRNWLHEHHKSCSGVYLIFYKVAHEKDSMRWEDAVKVALCFGWIDSTVKSLGDGKRRQYFCPRKSKSVWSKLNKTYIKELKNRGEMHPSGLTKIKEAKMDGSWNAMDDVENGVIPGDLKLAFDVEPTAYVNYHGFAASYRKSYLYWLYQAKREETRQKRIREIISLCKENKKARDQ from the coding sequence TTGAAAGGGATTGAAGAATTCTATTTTAAAACGGATGAGGAATGGCGCAATTGGTTACACGAGCATCACAAAAGTTGTTCTGGGGTTTATCTTATTTTTTATAAAGTAGCCCACGAAAAGGATAGTATGCGCTGGGAAGATGCCGTAAAGGTTGCCTTGTGTTTCGGATGGATAGACAGTACCGTTAAAAGCCTTGGGGACGGAAAACGACGGCAATATTTTTGCCCTAGAAAGTCAAAAAGTGTTTGGAGTAAACTAAACAAAACCTATATTAAAGAACTCAAAAATAGGGGAGAAATGCACCCAAGTGGACTGACCAAAATTAAGGAAGCTAAAATGGATGGTTCCTGGAATGCTATGGACGATGTTGAAAATGGTGTTATACCAGGGGATCTGAAACTTGCATTCGATGTGGAGCCCACAGCCTATGTAAATTATCATGGTTTTGCCGCCAGTTATAGAAAAAGCTATCTTTATTGGCTTTACCAAGCCAAGCGGGAAGAAACAAGGCAGAAACGGATAAGGGAGATTATATCGCTTTGCAAGGAAAATAAAAAGGCGCGCGACCAATAA
- a CDS encoding amidohydrolase family protein gives MKKISLLICFVTFLSCAPKKKSISPTAILITGVNIVDVSNGDILQNRQVVIDSGKIKKIVESVEDAEEYPTKIEAKDKYLIPGLAEMHAHIPQPPTSNTRIEETLYLYLSNGITTIRGMLGHPSHLDLREKALKGEVLSPRIFTSSPSFNGNTVTTKEEAVEKVTTYKNEGYDFLKIHPGMQLEVFDQMVETANELNIPFAGHVPVMVGIRHALESKYASIDHVDGYLEGLVPESEGVDPSANGFFGYSFTPLADTSKIDELVALSKKNQVWVVPTQSLFERWFAPVSSDELLKQTEMKYMPVSTLEDWKRRKDESTKPESGFNEEQWNKFTAIRRQLILKLQENGHGMLLGSDAPQLFNVPGFSIHHEVDGMLEAGLTPLEILQSGTINPAIYFGMEDTFGSIKEGLDADLVLLNSNPLLDITALKQISGVMVRGKWLSKESIAEKLEQIADNAKNN, from the coding sequence ATGAAAAAAATTAGTTTACTCATTTGTTTTGTAACTTTTCTTTCCTGTGCCCCAAAAAAGAAAAGTATTAGCCCAACAGCCATATTGATAACAGGTGTCAATATTGTTGATGTTAGCAACGGTGATATCCTACAGAATAGGCAGGTAGTAATCGACTCCGGAAAAATCAAAAAAATAGTGGAATCGGTAGAGGACGCTGAGGAATATCCTACTAAAATTGAAGCCAAGGACAAATACCTTATTCCAGGACTGGCAGAAATGCACGCGCACATTCCCCAGCCTCCTACCAGCAACACCCGTATAGAGGAAACTTTATATTTATACCTTTCCAATGGTATCACCACCATTAGGGGAATGTTGGGTCACCCTTCCCATCTGGACCTAAGGGAAAAGGCATTAAAAGGGGAAGTTTTGAGTCCCCGTATTTTTACTTCCAGTCCTTCATTTAATGGCAATACAGTAACCACCAAGGAGGAGGCTGTTGAGAAAGTTACCACATATAAGAACGAGGGCTACGATTTTCTTAAAATACACCCGGGGATGCAGTTGGAGGTTTTTGATCAGATGGTGGAAACTGCCAATGAACTTAATATTCCCTTTGCCGGCCATGTGCCGGTGATGGTTGGCATACGACATGCTCTGGAAAGCAAATATGCTTCTATAGACCATGTTGACGGTTATTTGGAAGGACTTGTACCAGAATCTGAAGGCGTTGACCCTTCTGCCAATGGGTTTTTTGGGTACTCCTTTACCCCTTTGGCCGATACTTCCAAAATTGATGAGTTGGTGGCCCTGTCCAAAAAGAACCAGGTATGGGTTGTACCCACACAGAGTTTATTTGAGAGGTGGTTTGCTCCAGTAAGCTCGGACGAATTGTTGAAACAAACGGAAATGAAGTATATGCCCGTTTCCACTTTGGAGGACTGGAAGAGAAGAAAGGATGAATCCACTAAACCTGAATCCGGGTTTAACGAAGAGCAATGGAATAAGTTCACGGCCATAAGAAGGCAGCTGATCCTTAAACTACAGGAGAATGGACATGGTATGTTATTGGGTTCGGATGCGCCACAATTGTTCAATGTTCCCGGCTTTTCCATTCATCATGAGGTTGATGGGATGTTAGAAGCGGGACTAACTCCTTTAGAGATTTTGCAGTCAGGAACCATTAATCCGGCCATTTACTTTGGGATGGAGGATACCTTCGGAAGCATAAAGGAGGGTCTGGATGCAGATTTGGTATTATTAAATTCCAATCCCCTCTTGGACATTACGGCGCTAAAACAGATTTCTGGTGTCATGGTAAGAGGAAAATGGTTATCCAAGGAATCTATAGCCGAGAAGTTGGAGCAAATAGCCGATAATGCTAAAAATAATTGA
- a CDS encoding NYN domain-containing protein, with product MDINLAVLIDGDNIPSAYVKEMMEEIAKYGNPTIKRIYGDWTNPKLSKWKNLLLENAITPIQQYAYTTGKNATDSAMIIDAMDILYSNKVSGFCIVSSDSDFTRLATRLREAGMNVIGIGEKKTPNPFIVACDKFIYIEILKNQTEESSSETTDSKRGKKDNVDKITQKEIKLIASTISDLADDDGWAFLGDVGSLLQKKQPNFDSRNYGFQKLTPLIKSIKNFEIDQRENVKGRFKLIYVRNR from the coding sequence ATGGACATAAATCTAGCAGTATTAATAGACGGTGACAATATTCCCTCTGCCTATGTAAAGGAGATGATGGAGGAAATTGCCAAATATGGCAACCCTACCATAAAAAGAATATATGGTGACTGGACCAATCCCAAATTGTCCAAATGGAAGAATTTGTTGTTGGAAAATGCCATAACCCCCATTCAACAATATGCTTATACCACGGGCAAGAATGCTACCGACTCTGCTATGATCATTGATGCTATGGATATTTTGTATTCCAATAAGGTAAGTGGTTTTTGTATTGTTTCCAGTGATAGCGATTTTACCCGTTTGGCTACCAGGTTAAGGGAAGCTGGTATGAACGTGATCGGCATTGGTGAAAAGAAAACCCCAAATCCTTTTATTGTAGCATGTGATAAATTTATATATATTGAGATTCTAAAAAACCAAACAGAGGAAAGTTCTTCTGAAACTACAGATAGCAAAAGGGGTAAGAAGGACAATGTGGACAAGATTACCCAAAAGGAAATTAAGCTTATTGCTTCCACAATTTCCGATCTTGCCGATGATGATGGTTGGGCTTTCTTGGGAGATGTAGGTAGTCTGCTTCAAAAGAAGCAGCCCAATTTTGATTCACGGAACTATGGTTTTCAAAAATTGACCCCATTGATAAAGTCCATTAAAAACTTTGAAATAGACCAACGCGAAAATGTTAAGGGACGGTTTAAGTTAATTTACGTTAGAAACAGGTAG
- a CDS encoding M1 family metallopeptidase has protein sequence MKKITICLLFGWALSSYSQQPTFTKQDTLRGSITPERSWWDLNFYNLSVEVKPDEKFISGSNIIRYTVLEEQQLLQVDLQPPLIIEKITQDGHNLNWESNGNAHFVTLKKPQRKGDVNEIKVYYSGHPKEAVRAPWDGGFSWKRDNNGKHFVATSCQGLGASIWWPNKDHMYDEVDSMAISITTPKDLMDVSNGRLLKVVENKDGNTYHWYVANPINNYGVNINIGDYVHFGETYIGEKGKLSMDYYVLRDNEEKAKEQFKQAPMMMEAFEHWFGPYPFYEDGFKLVEVPYLGMEHQSSVTYGNQFKNGYLGRDLSKTGWGLKFDFILIHESGHEWFANNITYKDMADMWIHESFTAYSENLYVDYHFGKKAASEYVVGTRANINNDKPIIGPYNVNKQGSGDMYYKGANMLHTLRQLLEDDEKWRTILRGLNKEFYHKTVTTKEIEDYISKSSGIDLTQFFDQYLRTVKIPILEYEVKNKQLRFRYTNIVNGFDMPLRLSINGSEDWYYPNAGWKSKTYEEDIQTVEVDENFYVDPKSI, from the coding sequence ATGAAGAAAATAACGATATGCTTGTTGTTCGGTTGGGCTCTTTCCTCCTATTCACAACAGCCGACGTTTACCAAACAGGATACCCTAAGAGGCAGTATTACCCCTGAGCGCTCTTGGTGGGACCTTAATTTTTATAATTTGAGTGTTGAAGTGAAACCCGATGAGAAATTCATTTCGGGTAGTAATATAATTCGTTATACAGTTTTGGAAGAACAGCAGCTGCTGCAAGTAGACCTTCAACCGCCTCTAATTATTGAAAAGATTACCCAGGATGGACATAATTTAAATTGGGAATCGAATGGAAACGCCCATTTTGTCACCCTTAAGAAGCCACAACGGAAAGGGGACGTAAATGAAATAAAAGTGTATTACTCTGGTCATCCCAAAGAAGCAGTCCGAGCCCCATGGGACGGTGGTTTCTCATGGAAAAGAGATAACAATGGAAAACACTTTGTAGCCACTTCCTGTCAGGGTTTGGGCGCCAGCATCTGGTGGCCAAATAAGGACCATATGTACGATGAGGTAGATAGTATGGCCATAAGCATTACAACTCCAAAAGACTTAATGGATGTCTCCAATGGAAGGCTTCTAAAAGTGGTGGAAAATAAGGATGGAAATACCTATCATTGGTATGTGGCCAATCCTATCAACAATTATGGGGTAAATATCAATATAGGCGATTATGTCCATTTTGGTGAAACTTATATTGGGGAAAAGGGAAAATTGTCGATGGACTATTATGTACTGCGGGATAATGAGGAAAAAGCCAAGGAACAGTTCAAACAGGCTCCAATGATGATGGAAGCCTTTGAACATTGGTTTGGCCCCTACCCCTTTTATGAAGACGGCTTTAAGTTGGTGGAAGTACCGTATTTGGGGATGGAACATCAAAGTTCGGTTACTTACGGTAATCAGTTCAAGAATGGATATTTGGGCAGAGACCTTTCAAAAACTGGTTGGGGATTAAAATTCGATTTTATCCTTATCCATGAATCGGGTCATGAATGGTTCGCCAATAATATAACCTACAAGGATATGGCCGATATGTGGATACACGAAAGCTTTACGGCCTATTCGGAAAACTTGTATGTAGATTACCACTTCGGTAAAAAAGCTGCCTCGGAATATGTAGTGGGTACCAGGGCAAATATTAATAACGACAAGCCCATAATTGGCCCTTATAATGTTAACAAACAAGGTTCGGGAGACATGTACTATAAGGGTGCCAATATGTTGCACACCTTAAGGCAACTTCTTGAAGACGATGAAAAATGGCGTACCATCCTTAGGGGGCTCAACAAAGAATTCTACCATAAAACGGTTACCACAAAAGAAATTGAGGATTATATAAGTAAAAGTTCTGGTATTGACCTTACCCAATTTTTTGACCAATACCTCAGGACTGTTAAGATACCCATTTTGGAATATGAGGTAAAAAATAAACAACTGCGATTTAGATATACCAATATTGTCAATGGTTTTGATATGCCTCTAAGACTAAGTATAAATGGTAGCGAAGATTGGTATTACCCCAATGCAGGTTGGAAATCAAAAACCTATGAAGAGGATATCCAAACTGTTGAAGTTGATGAAAATTTTTATGTAGACCCTAAAAGTATATAA